Within the Hevea brasiliensis isolate MT/VB/25A 57/8 chromosome 2, ASM3005281v1, whole genome shotgun sequence genome, the region AAGTAATTACTGCGACTCTAGCAACACTCAATGGCCTTGTTACCCTGGTAAATCTTACCATGGAAGAGGACCCATTCAACTATCATGGTAATATTCCATTACTTAATTACATATATGGTAACCTTCATGCAAGAAAAAGAACTTATACGTGATGGTTTGATGGCAGGAATTTCAACTACGGTCCAGTAGGCAACGCCTTGAGATTTGATGGCTTGAGGAATCCAGAAATAGTATCTAACAACTCCTTAGTTGCATTCAAAACAGCTCTTTGGTTTTGGATGACTGAGCAGAAGCCCAAGCCCTCATGCCACAATGTCATGGTAGGAAAATATACCCCTACAGAAGCTGACGCCAAAGCCAATCGGACAGCCGGATTTGGGTTGGTGACCAACATTATCAATGGTGGTCTTGAGTGTGGAATTCCTGATGACAGCCGAGTTCATGATCGTATTGGATATTTTCAGAGATATGCTAGCTTGTTTAATGTTAGTACCGGCCCTAACTTAGATTGCGAAAATCAGAAACCTTTTAGCTGACATGTTAGAAACTTTGTCTTTACTTGTACAA harbors:
- the LOC110661639 gene encoding chitinase 10 codes for the protein MTTSSLALLLSFLLCSSLLSFASYKAEARRFISVSSLISKDLFDSMFLHKDDSACPAKNFYTYNSFIHASKRFPKFGTTGCLATRKREIAAFLAQISHETTGGWETAPDGPYAWGLCFKEEVSPASNYCDSSNTQWPCYPGKSYHGRGPIQLSWNFNYGPVGNALRFDGLRNPEIVSNNSLVAFKTALWFWMTEQKPKPSCHNVMVGKYTPTEADAKANRTAGFGLVTNIINGGLECGIPDDSRVHDRIGYFQRYASLFNVSTGPNLDCENQKPFS